The following proteins come from a genomic window of Geothrix edaphica:
- a CDS encoding DUF438 domain-containing protein has translation MSELLNNRDHRIATLKEIILHLHRGEAPEQVRARLAHLVGEVDATEIAAMEQSLMADGMSPEEVKSMCDLHAEVLQDTVTPPKARELPAGHPVDTFRRENRALEAAISTARQQVAVLESVADQTYPTDERLAVLAAFNVLMDVDKHYQRKEHLVFSILERHGNTGPSKVMWAKDDEVRELLKGAIEVLREESLSGAELKILVPTVLRPALAALESMIYKEETILLPMCLGLFTEEEWGEAWRDSPRYGWCLVEPAAGYVPPAATLPEDPIQLPSASAVAFPSGALSFQQLIGIFSSLPVDITFVDAEDRVAFFSEGPDRVFARSRTILGREVKHCHPPKSVDVVERILNDFKTGRQTVAEFWIQMQGKFVHIRYFAVRDEAGTYLGTLEVTQDLTRLRALEGDRRLLQYDEA, from the coding sequence ATGAGCGAACTCCTCAACAACCGGGACCACCGGATCGCCACCCTCAAGGAGATCATCCTCCATCTGCACCGGGGCGAGGCCCCCGAGCAGGTCCGCGCGAGGCTGGCCCACCTGGTGGGTGAGGTGGACGCCACCGAGATCGCCGCCATGGAGCAGTCGCTCATGGCCGACGGCATGAGCCCCGAGGAGGTGAAGTCCATGTGCGACCTCCACGCGGAGGTGCTCCAGGACACCGTGACTCCGCCCAAGGCCCGGGAGCTGCCCGCGGGACATCCCGTGGACACCTTCCGCCGCGAGAACCGGGCCCTGGAAGCCGCCATCAGCACCGCCCGGCAGCAGGTCGCCGTCCTGGAGTCCGTGGCGGACCAGACCTATCCCACCGATGAGCGCCTGGCCGTGCTGGCTGCCTTCAACGTCCTCATGGACGTGGACAAGCACTATCAGCGCAAGGAGCACCTGGTCTTCTCCATCCTGGAGCGCCACGGCAACACGGGACCCTCCAAGGTCATGTGGGCCAAGGATGACGAGGTGCGCGAGCTGCTCAAGGGGGCCATCGAAGTGCTGCGGGAGGAGAGCCTCAGCGGCGCCGAGCTGAAGATCCTGGTCCCCACGGTGCTGCGCCCGGCCCTGGCGGCGCTGGAGTCCATGATCTACAAGGAGGAGACCATCCTCCTGCCCATGTGCCTGGGCCTCTTCACCGAGGAGGAATGGGGCGAGGCCTGGCGGGACAGCCCGCGCTACGGCTGGTGCCTGGTGGAGCCCGCCGCGGGCTATGTGCCGCCGGCGGCCACCCTGCCCGAAGATCCCATCCAGCTTCCCAGCGCCTCGGCGGTGGCCTTCCCCAGCGGGGCCCTCAGCTTCCAGCAGCTCATCGGCATCTTCTCCAGCCTGCCCGTGGACATCACCTTCGTGGACGCGGAGGACCGCGTGGCCTTCTTCAGCGAGGGGCCGGACCGGGTCTTCGCCCGCAGCCGCACCATCCTGGGCCGCGAGGTGAAGCACTGCCACCCGCCCAAGAGCGTGGACGTGGTGGAGCGCATCCTCAACGACTTCAAGACCGGCCGCCAGACCGTGGCGGAGTTCTGGATCCAGATGCAGGGGAAGTTCGTCCACATCCGCTACTTCGCCGTGCGCGACGAGGCCGGCACCTACCTGGGCACCCTGGAGGTCACCCAGGACCTGACCCGCCTGCGCGCCCTCGAAGGCGACCGCCGCCTGCTCCAGTACGACGAAGCCTGA